The following coding sequences are from one Pigmentibacter ruber window:
- the nadA gene encoding quinolinate synthase NadA, whose amino-acid sequence MAIAYQSPLPAPYPTLSESQMRARIQAVRNHFGNKLVILAHHYQRPEIVELSDIRGDSLQLAQYAAKQSEADFIVFCGVHFMAEGADILKTGNQIVVLPDLGAGCDMADMADADDVIEAWEQLVEILEHDSIMPVTYVNSSAALKAFVASKGGVICTSSNATKIVDWALQEKKVLFFYPDQHLGRNTAKKLGIPLDEMNLWNPKKNYGGLSKDKIRSTKVMLWEGCCPVHMMFSAKQIDAIRTKDPEFKIISHPECAMEVVDKSDCAGSTDFIVKTIAASPAGSKWAVGTELNLVNRIAKENPDKTIVSINPFMCLCGTMNRIDLPHLTWALEQIQQGTPQNIIQVHEPNRSLAKLALERMLEMSRTSSK is encoded by the coding sequence ATGGCTATTGCATATCAATCTCCTTTACCAGCTCCCTACCCCACACTTTCAGAATCACAAATGCGGGCAAGAATACAAGCAGTCAGAAATCACTTTGGCAATAAACTTGTTATTTTAGCGCATCATTATCAGCGTCCAGAAATTGTTGAATTAAGTGATATTCGTGGTGATTCTCTGCAGTTAGCTCAGTATGCTGCTAAGCAATCTGAAGCTGATTTTATTGTTTTTTGTGGCGTACACTTTATGGCTGAAGGGGCGGATATTTTAAAAACGGGAAATCAAATTGTGGTTTTGCCTGATTTAGGTGCTGGCTGTGACATGGCTGATATGGCTGATGCTGATGATGTGATAGAAGCTTGGGAGCAATTGGTAGAGATTTTGGAGCATGACAGTATCATGCCTGTCACTTACGTAAACTCAAGTGCTGCATTAAAAGCATTTGTTGCAAGTAAAGGTGGAGTGATCTGTACCAGTTCTAATGCAACAAAAATTGTTGATTGGGCTTTGCAAGAAAAAAAAGTTCTTTTTTTCTATCCAGATCAACATTTAGGTAGAAATACAGCTAAGAAATTAGGTATTCCTTTGGATGAAATGAACTTATGGAATCCTAAAAAAAATTATGGTGGACTCTCAAAAGATAAAATAAGATCAACAAAAGTTATGCTTTGGGAAGGTTGCTGTCCTGTTCATATGATGTTTTCTGCAAAACAAATAGATGCAATAAGAACAAAAGATCCTGAATTTAAAATTATTTCACATCCTGAATGTGCTATGGAAGTTGTGGATAAATCGGATTGTGCGGGGTCTACTGATTTTATTGTTAAAACAATTGCGGCAAGTCCAGCTGGGAGTAAATGGGCGGTAGGAACTGAGCTAAATTTGGTAAATAGAATTGCAAAAGAAAATCCTGATAAAACCATTGTCAGTATTAACCCTTTTATGTGTCTTTGTGGCACAATGAATAGGATAGATTTGCCGCATTTAACTTGGGCCTTAGAGCAAATACAGCAAGGAACTCCCCAAAATATTATTCAAGTGCATGAACCAAATCGTTCGCTTGCCAAATTGGCGTTAGAGCGCATGTTGGAAATGAGTAGAACTTCTTCAAAATAA
- a CDS encoding FAD-dependent oxidoreductase produces the protein MINNKLISIIGSGISGLICALILAKSSLCKGYIIQIFENEDRAGGRALSIKFNNSIIDLGAGRFSPTFHPNVSALTNELGKIIEIFPFTKIVLPHPHHHNLKKILTELKPKIKSTCNESFYQFLIRHVGIEKSQNIVNALGYDSLFLPEISPKIAYHIIEMHPETQCFSDNDCFDWFNLVEGFSSLIYSLYEMSIDLGVKFYFNHKLVHFQNNLNNTQLCFSNLEQSKILINSEYTVLTLPPTALSLLNINFPNEWTDFTYGSISLFKGFLFFESPWWKDYGFENKVTIVDNPLRKIYFKSDKYIFFYTDNTYSNFWNEKTQKGESEFLNTVMSLMSKALNISIIELPKPINHFFKFWKHGVEFAKENSLEHPKVLSKNNGKIISTSDAYTSHSGWMEGAIIAGRNGANFILKQLEKSN, from the coding sequence TTGATAAACAATAAACTTATCTCTATTATAGGATCTGGAATATCGGGTTTAATTTGTGCGCTAATACTAGCTAAATCATCTTTATGCAAAGGTTATATAATCCAAATATTTGAAAATGAGGATAGAGCTGGTGGCAGAGCTTTATCAATAAAATTTAATAATTCTATTATTGATTTAGGTGCAGGAAGATTTTCGCCTACTTTTCATCCTAATGTTTCTGCACTTACTAATGAATTAGGTAAGATAATTGAAATATTTCCTTTTACAAAAATTGTTCTCCCACATCCTCACCACCATAATTTAAAAAAGATACTTACAGAATTAAAGCCAAAAATCAAAAGTACATGTAATGAATCTTTTTATCAATTTTTAATTCGTCATGTTGGAATAGAAAAGTCACAAAATATTGTTAATGCTCTTGGATATGATTCTTTATTTTTACCAGAAATATCTCCAAAAATAGCTTATCATATTATAGAAATGCATCCTGAAACTCAGTGTTTTTCAGATAATGATTGTTTCGATTGGTTTAATCTAGTTGAAGGCTTCTCTTCATTAATTTATAGCTTGTATGAGATGTCGATAGATTTAGGTGTTAAATTTTATTTCAACCATAAATTAGTTCATTTCCAAAATAACTTAAATAATACTCAACTTTGCTTTTCTAATTTGGAACAATCTAAGATTTTGATAAATTCAGAGTATACAGTACTGACACTTCCTCCAACAGCTTTGTCTTTATTAAATATAAATTTTCCTAATGAATGGACAGATTTTACATACGGTTCCATATCTCTATTTAAGGGTTTTCTTTTTTTCGAATCACCATGGTGGAAAGATTATGGTTTTGAAAATAAAGTTACAATTGTTGATAATCCCTTAAGAAAAATATATTTTAAAAGTGATAAATATATCTTTTTTTATACTGATAATACTTATTCTAACTTTTGGAATGAGAAAACACAAAAAGGGGAGAGTGAATTTCTAAACACAGTTATGAGTTTAATGAGTAAAGCGTTAAATATCTCAATAATTGAATTACCTAAACCTATTAATCATTTTTTTAAGTTTTGGAAACATGGAGTGGAATTTGCTAAAGAAAACTCTTTAGAACACCCAAAAGTTTTATCTAAAAATAATGGGAAAATAATTTCAACTTCCGATGCCTATACTTCTCATTCAGGGTGGATGGAGGGAGCAATCATTGCCGGTAGAAATGGTGCTAATTTTATTTTGAAACAGCTAGAGAAATCAAACTGA
- a CDS encoding Bd3614 family nucleic acid deaminase — translation MQNIVPEQILYYLKKLNQSDYAFLVYHNTIYYAKQDSNIFSPLTAVTKLIQGISEQYKENAHYILRKKIYTSYIPTNMCLGMIKVAAKRFSYVANSQVNLLPISYQFEEIKHIIDCDLNEDIQQYLIKTNITSDNDCMQLANTLKEKVTIKNTLALSDRKIAGLLVDKNFNILAYGLNSNAKNKARHAEIDLIYRYYKDKKTKIPKHSKLFITLKPCLMCSNMLSECAEDITTIKIYYFEKDHGRFSKNTSLDDKIKNNIYSKIPEPVLEQFFFCK, via the coding sequence ATGCAGAACATCGTACCAGAGCAAATACTTTATTACTTAAAAAAGCTAAATCAATCTGATTATGCTTTTTTAGTTTATCATAATACCATCTATTACGCTAAGCAAGACTCAAACATATTTTCACCATTAACTGCAGTAACTAAACTTATTCAAGGAATATCTGAACAATATAAAGAAAATGCGCACTATATTTTACGGAAAAAAATATATACATCATACATTCCTACAAATATGTGCCTTGGTATGATCAAAGTTGCCGCAAAAAGATTTTCTTATGTAGCAAATTCACAAGTTAATCTTTTGCCTATTTCGTATCAATTTGAAGAAATTAAACATATAATTGATTGTGATTTAAATGAAGATATTCAGCAATATTTAATTAAAACTAATATCACAAGTGATAATGATTGTATGCAACTAGCTAATACTTTGAAAGAAAAAGTAACTATAAAAAACACATTAGCTCTTTCTGATAGAAAAATTGCTGGACTTTTAGTAGATAAAAATTTTAATATTTTGGCTTATGGTCTAAATTCTAATGCTAAAAATAAAGCTAGGCATGCGGAAATTGATTTAATTTATAGATATTACAAAGATAAAAAAACTAAAATACCTAAGCATAGTAAATTATTTATTACTTTAAAACCTTGTCTTATGTGTTCAAATATGTTATCAGAATGTGCTGAAGATATAACCACTATAAAAATATATTATTTTGAAAAAGATCATGGTAGATTTTCAAAAAACACATCTTTAGATGATAAAATAAAAAATAATATTTATTCAAAAATTCCAGAACCAGTATTGGAACAGTTCTTTTTTTGTAAATAA
- the vioE gene encoding violacein biosynthesis enzyme VioE: MDILTTSVEFTCKKPPLLPDQWSSSYISYWQPMQQEDQITSGICWFDYEKNCCRIDGLFNPWSESKTGHHLWMSEIITARDKKTKKSKVAYYRKQAQTGTEYEAVVLKDDESNCDELILTQDILFKYQSKFLGNVHLLGKEADVWSFIKPGKGLSTYYFAKNTNQLIRMVTGDPKIHASVRDFPNFNTSVISDDIFKFFHEKVDL; the protein is encoded by the coding sequence ATGGATATTTTAACAACTTCAGTTGAATTTACTTGTAAAAAACCTCCACTTTTACCTGATCAGTGGAGTAGTAGCTATATATCTTACTGGCAGCCAATGCAGCAGGAAGATCAAATTACATCCGGTATTTGTTGGTTTGATTATGAGAAAAATTGTTGTCGTATTGATGGCTTATTTAATCCTTGGTCTGAATCAAAAACAGGTCATCATTTATGGATGTCAGAAATTATCACGGCTAGAGATAAAAAAACAAAAAAATCTAAAGTCGCCTATTATCGCAAGCAAGCTCAAACTGGAACAGAATATGAAGCAGTGGTACTTAAGGATGATGAATCAAATTGTGATGAATTAATATTAACACAAGATATTTTATTTAAATACCAATCTAAATTCTTAGGAAATGTACATTTATTAGGAAAAGAAGCAGACGTTTGGTCTTTCATTAAACCTGGAAAAGGACTTTCAACATATTACTTCGCAAAAAATACAAATCAATTGATTAGAATGGTAACAGGAGATCCTAAAATACATGCTTCAGTTCGGGACTTTCCAAATTTTAATACAAGTGTAATATCTGATGATATTTTTAAATTTTTCCATGAAAAAGTAGATTTATAA
- the vioB gene encoding iminophenyl-pyruvate dimer synthase VioB, with protein MSILNFPRIHFKGVARLNVPTGNRNISNTINFATNTVYQDGLPFDIKKHPSEFHKYLRQIPPRFNLQGTPDDNGVFNYAAGYNFLGNNHFSWENASITSLNIRPGIFLKNDVLLGSKIELWGHYNEYLRTTFNRARWVDIDPSRDDTSQIYAGQICIKEATATANSPYIFSSDINCVHAVRWYGEKYIQKKQSHFLEQEFSKTRVFQFSISKNSENFILNHLNIKSEFINYLLQELQKDNVLGLCIQYCIFNMSTPLQPDTPVFYDLFGTIGLWLENDMSTFPNGRVLYPENNQGFGPIVIQIQDNCASINMPCSIPFIHREEKIADQLTHTLGPKYSLGDLELRNKSGVLLAKLPEYMYLKYLETSSVFDVPLISKCTDDNILLVGNGNKWEESDWLIQAEENVVSIEAPDKKNLTYFSKEIKLFCYFRGKPEEKRDIVIFIENNSILSIFKLTFSKEKKGLAFLTIKSKKPGISEIYVDDHRCKILVRVLSDDWNLLNIPDHQITYEFLYEHVMSYYELIYPFMADKVFSMADQCKCETYARLMWQMCDPLNRDKSYYMPSTREMSYAKSMLFLKYLKNVEESALNNKSNIYLDTNFKTDEISTKEELIQELKKAVNLELSIMLQYIYAAYSLPTFAVGEKLQQSNKWTSEQLNFVCGGADRRLNSGWRGTILEIAHEEMIHYLVVNNLLMSIGESFYPGIPLFGLKAYEAFGLDTEFSFEPFSENVIAKFVRFEWPHYFSSTGKSIAEFYINIRKAFQNIPNLFSNEFNKTGGEHHLFLNELINKKFPSYQLEINNRETALFAIDFITEQGEGGAINSPHYSKSHFNRLRKISKDLILSKIPFEPAFPVLKNPVLNPTPGCNTVINSHARELMLLYQGCHELTFHMMIQHFGQKPLGSLRRSRLMNAAIDIMAGILRPLSAQLVTLPSGIPGRNAGPPIPQEIQFKCIQNYEEGCIELSNQCKALAKYARGIKYIQPSIVIINLLEFYEKQMIDLSTKKLSREG; from the coding sequence ATGAGCATATTAAATTTTCCACGGATTCATTTTAAAGGTGTTGCAAGATTAAATGTTCCAACTGGAAATAGAAACATTAGCAACACAATCAATTTTGCAACTAATACAGTTTATCAAGATGGCCTGCCATTTGATATAAAAAAGCACCCTAGTGAATTTCATAAGTATTTAAGACAAATACCCCCTCGCTTCAATTTGCAAGGAACCCCTGATGATAATGGTGTATTTAACTACGCAGCTGGGTATAATTTTCTTGGAAACAATCATTTTTCTTGGGAAAATGCGAGCATTACTTCATTAAATATTCGACCAGGAATTTTTTTAAAAAATGATGTGTTATTAGGATCAAAAATTGAGTTATGGGGGCATTACAATGAATATTTACGTACAACATTTAATCGAGCAAGATGGGTCGATATAGATCCTAGTCGAGATGATACGTCACAAATTTATGCTGGCCAGATTTGTATAAAAGAAGCTACAGCAACTGCAAACTCTCCATATATATTTTCTTCAGATATTAATTGCGTTCATGCTGTTCGTTGGTATGGTGAAAAATATATCCAAAAAAAACAGTCTCATTTTCTAGAACAGGAATTTTCTAAAACTAGAGTTTTTCAATTTTCAATTTCTAAAAATTCAGAAAATTTTATTTTAAATCATCTTAATATTAAGTCGGAATTTATTAACTATTTATTGCAGGAATTGCAAAAAGATAATGTTTTAGGCTTATGTATTCAATACTGTATTTTCAATATGTCGACTCCATTACAACCTGATACTCCGGTGTTTTATGATTTATTTGGGACAATTGGATTATGGTTAGAAAATGATATGTCGACATTCCCCAATGGAAGAGTTTTATACCCCGAAAATAATCAAGGTTTTGGGCCTATAGTTATTCAAATTCAGGATAATTGTGCAAGTATAAACATGCCTTGTAGTATTCCATTTATTCATAGAGAAGAAAAAATTGCAGACCAACTAACACATACTCTTGGTCCTAAATATTCATTAGGAGATTTAGAATTAAGAAACAAATCAGGTGTTTTATTGGCTAAATTACCAGAATATATGTATCTAAAATATTTGGAAACGTCCAGCGTTTTCGATGTTCCTTTAATTAGTAAATGCACTGACGATAACATACTATTAGTTGGAAATGGGAATAAATGGGAGGAGTCAGATTGGTTAATTCAAGCAGAAGAAAATGTCGTTTCAATAGAAGCTCCAGATAAAAAAAATCTCACATATTTTTCTAAGGAGATAAAATTATTTTGTTACTTTCGTGGAAAACCAGAAGAAAAAAGAGATATTGTTATTTTTATTGAAAATAACTCTATTCTTAGCATTTTCAAATTAACTTTTTCAAAAGAAAAAAAAGGTCTAGCTTTTTTAACAATAAAAAGTAAAAAACCAGGGATAAGTGAAATATATGTTGATGATCATCGTTGTAAAATTTTAGTTAGAGTTCTTTCAGATGATTGGAATTTGCTAAATATTCCTGATCATCAGATTACTTATGAATTTTTGTATGAACATGTGATGAGTTACTACGAATTAATTTATCCTTTCATGGCTGATAAAGTATTTAGTATGGCAGATCAATGTAAATGCGAAACCTATGCCCGTTTAATGTGGCAAATGTGTGATCCTTTAAATCGTGATAAAAGTTATTACATGCCTAGTACAAGAGAAATGTCTTATGCAAAATCAATGCTTTTTCTAAAATATTTAAAAAATGTTGAAGAGTCAGCCTTAAACAATAAAAGTAATATTTATTTGGATACAAATTTTAAAACTGACGAAATTAGCACTAAAGAAGAATTAATTCAAGAATTAAAGAAAGCTGTAAATTTAGAACTATCTATTATGCTTCAATATATATATGCTGCATATTCTTTACCTACATTTGCTGTAGGTGAAAAATTGCAACAAAGTAATAAATGGACTTCTGAACAATTAAATTTTGTATGCGGTGGTGCAGATCGCAGGCTTAATTCAGGATGGCGTGGAACTATTCTTGAAATTGCGCATGAGGAAATGATACATTATTTAGTTGTAAATAACTTGTTAATGTCTATTGGAGAATCTTTTTATCCAGGTATTCCCTTATTTGGCCTGAAGGCTTATGAAGCTTTTGGACTAGATACTGAATTTTCTTTTGAACCATTTTCAGAAAATGTAATTGCTAAGTTTGTTCGTTTTGAATGGCCTCACTATTTTTCTTCAACAGGTAAATCAATTGCTGAATTTTATATAAATATACGTAAAGCTTTCCAAAATATTCCAAATTTATTTTCAAATGAATTCAATAAAACTGGTGGAGAGCATCATTTATTTTTAAATGAATTAATAAACAAAAAATTTCCATCATATCAGCTAGAAATAAATAACCGTGAAACTGCTTTATTTGCAATTGATTTTATTACCGAACAAGGTGAAGGAGGAGCTATAAATTCTCCTCACTATTCTAAAAGTCACTTCAATCGATTAAGAAAAATCTCTAAAGATTTAATATTAAGCAAAATTCCATTTGAACCTGCTTTTCCCGTTTTAAAAAACCCTGTTTTAAATCCAACGCCAGGTTGTAATACAGTAATAAATTCACATGCTAGGGAACTTATGCTTTTATATCAAGGTTGTCATGAACTTACTTTCCATATGATGATCCAACATTTTGGGCAAAAACCATTAGGTAGCTTGCGCCGATCAAGATTAATGAATGCAGCAATAGATATTATGGCAGGAATATTAAGACCGTTATCTGCTCAATTAGTTACTTTACCTTCAGGTATTCCAGGTCGAAATGCTGGACCTCCGATACCCCAGGAGATTCAATTTAAATGTATTCAAAATTATGAAGAAGGTTGTATAGAACTTTCAAACCAGTGCAAAGCACTTGCAAAATATGCAAGAGGAATAAAATATATTCAACCATCAATAGTTATAATTAACTTACTTGAGTTTTATGAAAAACAAATGATTGATCTTTCAACAAAAAAACTTTCTCGTGAGGGGTAA
- a CDS encoding acyltransferase — translation MPWLYYSLKEKHLLWAKPWQDEIQKELMEFETVKIGENCFISSLANIFAEPGRDIVIGNNVTIGAEVFLHGPITIEDGVSINPGVFIDGGAKGVVIKKNTRIANGTKIYAFNHGLALSKSIKEQTVSSKGITIGSDVWVGANVCIVDGVIVENQAVIGMGSVVTKNIPKGEIFAGNPAKKIGERK, via the coding sequence ATGCCATGGCTTTATTACTCTTTAAAAGAGAAGCATTTATTATGGGCAAAACCATGGCAAGATGAAATTCAAAAAGAATTAATGGAATTTGAAACAGTAAAAATTGGAGAAAACTGCTTTATTTCATCATTAGCAAATATATTTGCAGAACCTGGTAGAGATATTGTCATTGGAAATAATGTAACAATAGGTGCTGAAGTTTTTTTACATGGTCCTATCACTATTGAAGATGGTGTGAGCATCAATCCTGGTGTTTTTATCGATGGTGGGGCAAAAGGAGTTGTCATCAAAAAAAATACTCGAATCGCTAATGGGACAAAAATTTATGCTTTTAACCATGGTCTTGCTCTTTCTAAGTCTATCAAAGAACAAACTGTTTCTTCCAAAGGTATTACAATAGGATCAGATGTCTGGGTTGGAGCTAACGTCTGTATAGTTGATGGTGTAATAGTTGAAAATCAAGCTGTTATTGGTATGGGCAGTGTAGTTACTAAAAATATTCCAAAAGGGGAAATTTTTGCAGGAAATCCAGCCAAAAAAATAGGTGAAAGAAAATAA
- a CDS encoding FAD-dependent oxidoreductase has product MKKIIIVGGGLAGSLTAIYLAKRGLEVHVFEKRGNPFLDFSDYVDQVSSRAIGVTMSIRGIKAVLNAGIPKEELDLCGIPITGMSFYIAGSFKTRKLLPPDHLSPLSLSRADFQKLLNKYATIHNVYFHYGHRCLDVDLDEKTITTKDNNGQINEHSGDLIIGADGARSCVRQAMQNNCRRFEYQQSFFKHGYKTLVISEGSKLNLNKDLLYFFGMSSGGLFAGRAATIPDGSISFAVCLPYQGEISLQTKDKAIMNRFFDKYYCMLPSEVRKEMLLQFIEKPSNDLINVNSSVFYYKKNALILGDSAHATAPFLGQGMNMALEDAYILDSLFEKYNCKFETILPEFNLLRKLEADAMQYMAINNYEVLSRSNPIYFLRTKYIRYMAKNFPTFYPPDMAEKLYFTSMPYSELRNIQKKQNVWYKFGRVN; this is encoded by the coding sequence ATGAAAAAAATAATTATTGTTGGAGGCGGATTAGCTGGAAGCTTAACCGCAATATACTTAGCAAAACGAGGCCTAGAAGTTCATGTTTTTGAAAAACGTGGCAATCCCTTTTTAGATTTTTCAGATTATGTAGATCAAGTTAGTTCACGAGCTATTGGTGTAACTATGTCTATACGAGGAATTAAAGCTGTTTTAAATGCAGGTATTCCAAAGGAAGAATTAGATTTATGTGGAATTCCAATTACTGGAATGTCTTTTTACATTGCTGGGTCATTTAAAACGAGAAAATTACTGCCTCCAGATCATCTTTCACCTCTTTCTCTAAGCAGGGCTGACTTTCAAAAGTTATTAAATAAATATGCTACAATTCATAATGTTTACTTCCATTATGGCCATCGTTGTTTAGATGTTGACTTAGATGAAAAAACGATTACCACAAAAGATAATAATGGACAAATTAATGAACATTCTGGAGATTTAATAATTGGAGCAGATGGTGCACGCTCTTGTGTAAGACAAGCTATGCAAAACAACTGCCGTCGATTTGAATATCAACAATCTTTTTTCAAGCATGGCTATAAAACTTTAGTTATTTCTGAAGGGAGTAAGCTAAATTTAAATAAAGATCTACTTTACTTTTTTGGAATGAGTTCGGGAGGTTTATTTGCAGGAAGAGCAGCTACAATTCCAGACGGTAGCATTAGTTTTGCTGTATGTCTTCCTTATCAGGGAGAGATAAGTTTACAAACTAAAGATAAAGCTATTATGAATCGTTTTTTTGATAAATATTATTGCATGCTTCCTAGTGAAGTCAGAAAAGAAATGCTTTTGCAGTTCATTGAAAAACCAAGTAATGATTTAATAAATGTTAATTCATCTGTTTTTTATTATAAAAAAAATGCATTAATACTTGGTGACTCTGCACATGCTACAGCTCCTTTTTTAGGGCAGGGAATGAATATGGCTTTAGAGGATGCTTATATTCTAGATTCATTATTTGAAAAATATAATTGTAAATTTGAAACAATTCTTCCTGAATTTAATTTGCTAAGAAAATTGGAAGCTGATGCTATGCAATATATGGCTATTAATAATTATGAAGTTTTGAGTCGTTCAAATCCTATTTATTTTTTGAGAACCAAATATATTCGATACATGGCCAAAAATTTTCCTACATTTTATCCTCCAGATATGGCTGAAAAGTTATATTTTACATCAATGCCTTATAGTGAACTTAGAAACATTCAAAAAAAACAAAATGTTTGGTATAAATTTGGGAGAGTAAATTAA
- the dinB gene encoding DNA polymerase IV, with product MSNNFSENKIHPSLLKRKIIHIDLDAFYAAVEIRDNPLLKGKPVIIGGLPQERSVVCTCSYEARKFGIRSAMSSAMAKKLCPQAIFIRPQFEKYKKASQIVFQILQKYCSTIEPMSLDEAYLDVTIEARESSATAIAQSIRNEIFLNTQLTASAGIAPNKMIAKIASDINKPNGLTIIKPKDCFIFMQDLPLKKIPFIGPVTAQKFATHQLLTCKNVIQAGKDYILEHFGESAIWVWEKAQGIDESDVCTTHIRKSFGEEETFPKDLTNNSEIIAELNRIVKNLYLILERKNIAFKTISIKIKYNNFQVKTKAKSFPLYFSDLYSMEKISNSLFLEMEKTTLPIRLLGVSVSNIISKNEMNQVTLFPDYI from the coding sequence TTGTCTAATAATTTTTCTGAAAATAAAATACATCCTTCTTTATTAAAAAGAAAAATTATTCATATTGATTTAGATGCTTTTTATGCTGCAGTTGAAATTAGAGACAATCCTTTATTAAAAGGAAAACCTGTGATTATTGGAGGACTCCCGCAAGAAAGAAGTGTCGTCTGTACATGTTCTTATGAAGCCAGAAAATTTGGTATACGCTCAGCAATGTCATCAGCTATGGCAAAAAAACTTTGCCCACAAGCCATTTTTATACGTCCACAATTTGAAAAATATAAAAAAGCTTCACAAATAGTATTTCAAATTTTACAAAAATATTGTTCAACAATAGAGCCTATGTCTCTTGATGAAGCTTATCTTGATGTAACAATTGAAGCTAGAGAATCTTCTGCTACAGCTATTGCACAAAGCATCCGGAATGAAATTTTTTTAAATACTCAATTAACTGCCTCTGCCGGAATAGCTCCTAATAAAATGATAGCTAAAATTGCTTCCGATATAAATAAACCTAATGGTTTGACTATAATTAAACCAAAAGACTGTTTTATATTTATGCAAGATTTACCTTTAAAGAAAATTCCCTTTATAGGACCAGTCACAGCACAAAAATTTGCTACTCATCAATTGCTCACGTGTAAAAATGTTATTCAAGCAGGAAAAGATTATATTTTAGAACATTTTGGAGAATCAGCAATTTGGGTTTGGGAAAAAGCGCAAGGAATTGATGAGAGTGATGTTTGCACAACCCATATTCGTAAATCTTTTGGAGAAGAAGAAACTTTTCCAAAAGATTTAACCAATAATTCTGAAATTATTGCTGAGTTAAATCGGATTGTAAAAAATTTATACCTGATATTAGAACGCAAAAATATTGCTTTTAAAACAATTTCAATTAAGATTAAATATAATAATTTTCAAGTAAAAACTAAAGCAAAAAGCTTTCCATTATATTTTAGTGATCTTTATTCAATGGAAAAAATTTCTAATTCATTATTTCTTGAAATGGAAAAAACAACTTTACCCATCCGTTTGCTTGGAGTTTCTGTGTCTAATATAATAAGCAAAAATGAAATGAATCAAGTTACTTTATTTCCCGATTATATTTAA
- a CDS encoding 3-hydroxybutyryl-CoA dehydrogenase has protein sequence MTLLSQIKTIAVIGAGQMGSGIAQVAAQAGFQVVLCDNRTEGLTKAIQGIEKSLSKLFEKGKIEEHPPAILSKIKKASQLNEITNADFVIEAVNENENLKKEIFSQLDKILPANTIFATNTSSLPITRIAATTQRNSKFIGMHFMNPVPIMNLVEIIRGHATSEETYLITKQLAEKMQKVTVCSQDYPGFIINRILMPMINEAFYTLMEGIATAEDIDAGMKLGTNQPMGPLTLADFIGLDTCYAIMKVLHDGLGDSKYRPCPLLKKYVDAGYFGKKTGQGVYKY, from the coding sequence ATGACTCTGCTTTCGCAAATTAAAACAATAGCTGTGATTGGTGCTGGTCAAATGGGAAGTGGAATTGCACAAGTTGCTGCACAAGCCGGTTTTCAAGTGGTATTATGTGATAATCGTACAGAAGGATTGACAAAAGCAATTCAAGGAATAGAAAAAAGCTTAAGTAAATTATTTGAAAAAGGGAAAATAGAAGAACACCCTCCAGCAATTCTAAGTAAAATTAAGAAAGCCTCGCAACTAAATGAGATAACAAATGCAGATTTTGTTATTGAGGCTGTAAATGAAAATGAAAATTTAAAAAAAGAAATTTTTTCTCAACTAGATAAAATTCTTCCAGCAAATACAATTTTTGCAACTAATACCAGCAGTTTACCTATAACGAGAATTGCTGCCACAACCCAAAGAAACAGCAAATTTATCGGTATGCACTTTATGAATCCCGTTCCAATTATGAATTTAGTAGAAATTATTCGAGGACATGCAACAAGTGAGGAAACCTATTTAATAACTAAGCAACTAGCCGAAAAAATGCAGAAAGTAACTGTTTGTTCACAAGATTATCCTGGTTTCATTATTAACAGAATTTTGATGCCCATGATAAACGAAGCATTTTATACACTTATGGAAGGTATAGCTACTGCTGAAGATATTGATGCAGGGATGAAATTAGGAACAAATCAACCCATGGGGCCTTTAACTTTAGCTGATTTTATTGGCCTAGATACTTGTTATGCAATTATGAAAGTATTACATGATGGACTAGGTGACAGTAAATACAGACCCTGTCCTTTATTAAAAAAATATGTCGATGCTGGATATTTTGGGAAAAAAACGGGGCAAGGTGTTTACAAATATTAA